One Mucilaginibacter ginkgonis genomic region harbors:
- a CDS encoding DnaJ C-terminal domain-containing protein, which translates to MDYYNILGLKKGASDKDIKSAYRKLARKYHPDLNPNDKEANKKFQEINEANEVLSDPDKRKKYDDYGDNWQHAEAYEQQKQQAGSRQYSGYQGGGQGGGFNYESFGDGGDFSDYFSQMFSGMGGGGGRQARYRGQDYSSELHLNLRDILESQKKTLTVNGKNIRITIPAGVENGQTIKIAGHGGAGTNGGPAGDLLITFVIKDDPQFKRDGNNLQTNVNIDLYTAVLGGDTIAETLAGKVKVPVKPGTQNNTKVKLKGKGMPVYKKDGQFGDLYINYQVQIPTDLTEKQKELFKQLQNA; encoded by the coding sequence ATGGACTATTACAATATATTAGGCTTAAAAAAAGGCGCGTCTGACAAGGACATAAAAAGCGCTTACCGTAAGCTGGCCCGTAAATACCATCCCGACCTTAACCCTAACGACAAAGAGGCCAATAAAAAATTCCAGGAAATAAACGAAGCCAATGAAGTTTTGAGCGACCCTGACAAACGCAAAAAATACGACGACTATGGCGATAACTGGCAACACGCCGAAGCCTATGAGCAACAGAAACAACAGGCAGGCAGCCGTCAGTACAGTGGCTACCAGGGGGGCGGACAGGGCGGTGGTTTTAACTACGAAAGCTTTGGCGATGGAGGCGATTTCTCTGACTATTTTAGCCAGATGTTTAGTGGCATGGGTGGTGGCGGCGGCCGGCAGGCCCGTTACCGCGGCCAGGATTACAGTTCAGAGTTGCATTTAAACCTGCGCGACATACTGGAATCGCAAAAAAAGACCTTAACGGTTAACGGCAAAAACATCAGGATTACTATTCCGGCAGGTGTAGAGAACGGGCAGACCATTAAAATTGCAGGGCATGGCGGGGCAGGTACCAATGGCGGCCCTGCGGGCGACTTGCTGATCACGTTTGTGATCAAAGACGACCCGCAATTTAAGCGCGATGGCAATAACCTGCAAACCAATGTAAACATAGACCTGTATACCGCGGTGTTGGGTGGCGATACCATTGCAGAGACGCTGGCCGGTAAAGTTAAAGTACCTGTTAAACCCGGTACGCAAAACAACACCAAAGTGAAACTCAAAGGCAAAGGCATGCCGGTCTATAAAAAGGACGGCCAGTTTGGCGATCTGTACATCAATTACCAGGTGCAGATACCTACCGACCTTACAGAGAAGCAAAAAGAATTATTTAAACAACTGCAAAACGCATAG